ATCCGCAAGGCCGAAACCAAGTCGCTCTCGACCATTTCCGCCGAGATGAAGGATTTTGCCGCGCGCGCCCGGTCGCGCAAGCTCAAGCCGGAGGAATACCAGGGCGGCACCACGGCGGTGTCGAACCTCGGCATGTACGGCATCAATCACTTCACCGCCGTGATCAATCCGCCGCATGCGACGATCCTGGCGGTCGGCACCAGCGAGGAGCGCCCCGTGGTCCGTGCCGGCAAGATCGAGATCGCGCAGATGATGAGCGTGACGCTGTCCTGCGATCACCGCGCCATCGACGGCGCGCTCGGCGCCGAGCTGATCGGCGCCTTCAAGATGCTGATCGAAAATCCCGTCATGATGATGGTGTGACAGCCGTCATTGCGAGCGCAGCGAAGCAATCCATTTCACGACCGGAAGCATGGATTGCTTCGTCGCAAGTGCTCCTCGCAATGACGGAGGCGAACAGTCGATCCGGTTGAACGATGAGAATGAGCGAGTAATCATGGCCGACACCTCCTTCGACATCATCATCATCGGCTCCGGCCCCGGCGGCTACGTCACCGCGATCCGCGCCGCGCAGCTCGGCTTCAAGACCGCGATCGTGGAGAAATCCTATCTCGGCGGCATCTGCCTGAACTGGGGCTGCATCCCGACCAAGGCGCTGCTGCGCTCGGCGGAAATCTATCACTACATGCAGCACGCCAAGGACTACGGGCTCTCGGCCGAGAAGATCTCGTACGACCCGAAGGCGGTGGTGCAGCGCTCGCGCGGGGTCTCGAAGCGCCTCAACGACGGCGTCGGCTTCCTGATGAAGAAGAATAAGGTGACGGTGATCTGGGGCGCGGCCTCGATCGATGCACCCGGCAAAGTCACCGTGAAGAAATCCGCTGTCGAGGCGCCGAAGGGCGCGCTGGGCGAGGGCGCCTACCAGGCCAAGCACATCATCCTCGCCACCGGCGCGCGGCCGCGGGTGCTGCCGGGGCTCGAGCCCGACAAGAAATTGATCTGGACTTATTTCGAGGCAATGGTGCCGGAGAGGATGCCGAAGTCGCTACTGGTGGTCGGCTCCGGCGCGATCGGTATCGAGTTCGCGTCATTCTTCCACACCATGGGCGCCGACGTCACCGTGGTCGAGGTGCTGCCGCAGATCCTGCCCGTCGAGGACGCCGAGATCGCCGGCCTCGCGCGCAAGCGCTTCGAGAAACAGGGCATCAAGATCCTCAGCGGCACCAAAGTCACAAAACTCGAGAAGAAGAGCGACAGCGTGGTCGCCACCATCGATGACGGCAAGGGCAAGCCGCAGGCGGTCGAGTTCGAGCGGGTGATTTCGGCGGTCGGCGTGGTCGGCAACATCGAAAATCTCGGGCTCGAAAAGCTCGGGGTCAAGACCGACCGCGGCTGCGTCGTGATCGACGGCTACGGCAAGACCAATGTGCCGGGCATCTACGCCATCGGCGACGTCGCGGGCCCGCCGATGCTGGCACACAAGGCCGAGCACGAGGGCGTGGTCTGCGTCGAGGCCATCAAGGGCCTGCATCCGCATGCCATGGACAAGAACCTGATTCCCGGCTGCACCTATTGCCATCCGCAGATTGCATCGGTCGGCCTCACCGAGGCGAAGGCGAAAGAGGGCGGCCGCGAAATCCGGGTCGGGCGCTTTCCCTTCGTCGGCAACGGCAAGGCAATCGCGCTCGGCGAGGATCAGGGGTTGGTCAAGGTGATCTTCGACAAGAAGACCGGCCAGTTGCTCGGCGCGCACATGATCGGCGCCGAAGTCACCGAACTGATCCAGGGCTACGTGGTGGCCATGAACCTGGAAACGACGGAAGAAGAACTGATGCACACCGTATTCCCGCATCCGACGCTGTCGGAGATGATGAAGGAAGCCGTACTGGATGCCTATGGCCGGGTGTTGAATACGTAAGACCGCCGTCATTGCGAGCCAACGGGTCGCGCGAACGCGCGCCCGATGATAAACTCCGCGAAGCAATCCACTTATCCACTCGCGGTGCTATGGATTGCTTCGTCGCTGACGCTCCTCGCAATGACGGATAGCAAGACCGCTGGGACAAGAAAGAACGACACGTGAAAGACAATGACAATCTGACGATCGAACGCCCGACCTTCGTGACCCATCTCGAATGCGCGATGGAGGGCGATCGATATCCTGCTGACCAGGTTCACAACCTATCCAAGGCCGGCAAGCCGCTCCTGGTGCGCTACGACCTCGCCGGCGTGAAGAAGGCTTTGACAAAGGATGCGCTGGCGCAGCGCCCGGCCGATCTCTGGCGCTATCGCGAGATGCTGCCGGTGCGCAAGGCGGCCGACGCCGTCAGCCTTGGCGAGGTGACGACGCCGCTGATCCGCCTGCCGAAATTGGCGAAGAAGATCGGCGGCGGCGAAATCATCGTGAAGGACGAGGGCCGGCTGCCGACCGGCTCGTTCAAGGCGCGCGGGCTTGTCATGGCGGTGTCGATGGGCAAGGCGCTCGGCATCAAGCACATGGCGATGCCGACCAACGGCAATGCCGGCGCGGCGCTGGCCGCCTATGCGACCTCCTGCGGCATCAAGACCACGATCTTCTGCCCGGCCGATACGCCGGAAGTGAACGTCAGCGAGATCGAGCTGCAGGGCGCCACCGTCTATCGCGTCAACGGATTGATCGACGATTGCGGCAAGATCGTCGGCGAGGGCAAGGCCAAGGCCGGCTGGTTCGACACCTCGACGCTGAAGGAGCCCTACCGGATCGAGGGCAAGAAGACGATGGGCCTCGAACTCGCCGAACAACTCGGCTGGGACGTGCCGGACGTGATCTTCTATCCGACCGGTGGCGGTACCGGCCTGATCGGTATGTGGAAGGCGTTCGCCGAACTCGAAGCCATCGGCTTCATCGGAAGCAAACGGCCGCGCATGATCGCGGTGCAAGCGGCAGGCTGCGCGCCGATGGTGCGGGCTTTCGAGGCCGGCACCGAGCATGCGCCGCGCTGGGAGGATGCCCACACCATTGCGTCGGGAATCCGCGTGCCGCAGGCGATCGGGGATTTTCTTATCCTGCGCGCGGTGCGGGAGAGCAAGGGATTTGCGATTGCGGTTGATGACGAGAAGATTTCTGCTGCGCTCAACGAAGTCGCGCGCGAAGAAGGCTTGCTCTTGTGTCCGGAAGGTGCGGCGACCTATGCTGCCTACAAGCAAAGCCTTGCCGATGGCCGTGTGACGAAAAATGACCGGGTGATGCTGTTCAATTGCGCGACAGGGCTCAAATATCCGCTGCCGCCGGTCACGCGCACCCTCGATCGTCATCAACCGATCGACTACGCTAAGCTGTAATCCATCGTAAGAGCCGTAATCCATCGTCAGAATGGTGCGGCGCAAGGGGAGGGTGTGATGCGAAGAACAGTCCTGACTGCCTTGATCGCGATGCTGTTATCGGGCGGCGTCGCGCGCGCGGATAATTTCCCGTCGCATCCCGTCACCATCGTGGTGCCGTTTGCCGCCGGCGGTCCGTCCGATGTGATGGCACGGATACTGGCCGAGCGGATGAAGACAACGCTCGGCGAAACCGTCCTGGTCGAGAACGTGACCGGCGCGGGCGGTTCGATCGGGGTCGGGCGCGCATTGCGCTCGCCGCCCGACGGCTACACCATCAGTTTCGGCCATCTCGGCACCCACGTCGCCAACGGCGCGATCTACAAGCTCGGCTACGAC
The genomic region above belongs to Bradyrhizobium sediminis and contains:
- the lpdA gene encoding dihydrolipoyl dehydrogenase encodes the protein MADTSFDIIIIGSGPGGYVTAIRAAQLGFKTAIVEKSYLGGICLNWGCIPTKALLRSAEIYHYMQHAKDYGLSAEKISYDPKAVVQRSRGVSKRLNDGVGFLMKKNKVTVIWGAASIDAPGKVTVKKSAVEAPKGALGEGAYQAKHIILATGARPRVLPGLEPDKKLIWTYFEAMVPERMPKSLLVVGSGAIGIEFASFFHTMGADVTVVEVLPQILPVEDAEIAGLARKRFEKQGIKILSGTKVTKLEKKSDSVVATIDDGKGKPQAVEFERVISAVGVVGNIENLGLEKLGVKTDRGCVVIDGYGKTNVPGIYAIGDVAGPPMLAHKAEHEGVVCVEAIKGLHPHAMDKNLIPGCTYCHPQIASVGLTEAKAKEGGREIRVGRFPFVGNGKAIALGEDQGLVKVIFDKKTGQLLGAHMIGAEVTELIQGYVVAMNLETTEEELMHTVFPHPTLSEMMKEAVLDAYGRVLNT
- a CDS encoding threonine synthase; this encodes MKDNDNLTIERPTFVTHLECAMEGDRYPADQVHNLSKAGKPLLVRYDLAGVKKALTKDALAQRPADLWRYREMLPVRKAADAVSLGEVTTPLIRLPKLAKKIGGGEIIVKDEGRLPTGSFKARGLVMAVSMGKALGIKHMAMPTNGNAGAALAAYATSCGIKTTIFCPADTPEVNVSEIELQGATVYRVNGLIDDCGKIVGEGKAKAGWFDTSTLKEPYRIEGKKTMGLELAEQLGWDVPDVIFYPTGGGTGLIGMWKAFAELEAIGFIGSKRPRMIAVQAAGCAPMVRAFEAGTEHAPRWEDAHTIASGIRVPQAIGDFLILRAVRESKGFAIAVDDEKISAALNEVAREEGLLLCPEGAATYAAYKQSLADGRVTKNDRVMLFNCATGLKYPLPPVTRTLDRHQPIDYAKL